Genomic segment of Leptospira perdikensis:
TCTTCCCTTACGTTTTGGACGATTGCGTTTAACAAGTTTTCCTAAACCTGGAATGATGAATGCACCGTTTTTCTTGGTTTCTTTATAAGCGAGATCAACAAAGGAGTCTAAGAACGCAGCCACGCTCTTTTTGGTCATACCAGTTATTTCAGCGAGTTCGCTGAGCATTTCGGACTTCTTCATTGGGGTAGGAGTTGTTGCCATACTTTGATTTTCCTCTAAACCATTTAACGGTTACACATTATTTATAAAACTACATGATTTGGTACAAGACTAAATTGATTTTGGATACAATTTTTCTGCAAATTTCCTAAGAAAAACAAAGTTTTTGTAAAAAAACCTTTATTTCCCTAAGGAAAATAGGAATTTCTTCCAAAACTCATGGCTTCAACCAAGTATAAAAAGGTCGTAGTGGTATTCAAACGTACCAAATACGAATTGGATTTGGAAACTTATGGCTCCATTCAAGCCTATAAAGAAGTCGCACGGCTCAATCCGGAAGTCTTTGAGAGGACACAGGAATCTCACGAAAGGCAATTACAATCTAGAGAATTTCTAAAAACGAATGTGTTCCCCAATGCTGATTTTGTATTTCGTGAAAACTTTGAACCAGAAGGTGAGACAAATTACGATTTGATTGTAGCCCATGGTGGTGATAATCATTTCACTTATGTAGCCCATTTGGCCGGGAATACCCATCTAATTGGCTGTAATTCTGATCCTGATTCCTCTGTGGGAGCCCTTCTTGGGTTCACTGCGGAAGAGTTAAAAGAAGTAGTCAAAAACAACTTCACTCAAACTCAATTGGAGTCATGGTCACTACTTGATACAGAAATTCAATATCCAAATGGAACGAAACTAAAAACGGTCCCTGCAATTTGCGAACTTTCTATACGAAATAATAGCCCAGACCTCACATCTAGATTTTGGATTTCCTACCAAGGGAAAAAAGAAGAACAAAAGTGTTCTGGACTCCTTGTTTACACAGGTGCGGGCTCCACAGGTTGGATCAGTTCTTGTTTTCCTAAAAAATTCCCTCCATTTTCAAAACATGAAGCCTTTTTCCATGTTTATTCTCGAGAAATTCGAGTGAAGTCCCGAGAAACAGAGTTTTCCTTGGCAGATTTTAGGGCTTTAGATCAAGTGGAAGTTATTTCAGAAATGAATGGTGGACTGGCGGTTGACTCTCTAACGGAGAGACATTATCCGTTTCCGCCTTACGCTAAGGCGACAATTCGGTTATCGCCTGAGAAATTATTTGTAATTGTTCCGCTAAAGAGAGGGGAATCCATGCAAGACTTACCATACGAAATAGAACAAAAACGCATTAATGGAACCGTCATCGTCCAAATCAAAGGTCGTATGGAATCGGGGCCACTGGATCGGATCACACAAACGATCTTAGACGAAATGGTTGGAGCTGACAGAAAACATCTCATTTTAGATTTTTCAGAACTTCGATATATCTCCAGTCTTGGAATTCGTATGATTTTGGATGTAAAAATGAACTTACAGAAGAGAAATAAAGAAATGGCACTCGTAGGAGTGACTAGTTCCATTCTTCAAGTTTTTCATCTGCTCGGTCTTTCCAATGCTTTTCAATTCTATCCAGACCGTGAAGAAGCATTGAAGTCTTTTGAGGAGCCATCTAAGTCCTAGATGTCTCCACGAATTTCCGTTTGGATCGCCAATTCGGTTTTCGTATCCTTTGTCGTCATTTCCCTATTCTATTCATTTGTTCATTTTGAAAATCGTTACTTAAAATCAGAAACTGCCACCTTAAACGAAGAGAGGAACAGGAGTTTTGCGATCGTTCAAGAACTCTCTCGTGTGAAAAACCAATTTCCAATCGCCTATCAATGTCATTATAGTTTTGGGCTTAGCAATGGATCTCTCTATGAAATCACAGAAAGGATTCCATATTCTATTTACAAAAGATTGCGGTTAGGTGATACTATTGAGGTTTACAGAAAAGAAATTAAGATTTTTGGAAAACAAACAGCCATTTCGCGAATTCGGGGGAATGAAGAACCACTCCCCCTATTGGAAAACTTAGAAAAGTACTTTCAATATGGATTAATCTATTTACTCGTATTAGTCGGTGTTACCTTAGTATTTAGGGTTTGGGGATTACTATTTCGAACTTATCCTTTGCAGCAAAAACCAACTGCGATTGACGAGACTGTTGTAAATAAAGTTCAGGATTAACATCAAAATTCACAAAACACATATATTTATCGTGTTTTACAATGTACATGAATTCTGAATAATTTAAATGAGTGTTTTGTGTCATAAAACCACGAAGCCATTTGCTTTCTCTATAAACTCTTTCATATTGAACATTGGTTGCATCAATTTTTTTAATAGCTTCAGCAGACTCTTTAGAATAATCGCGGCTCATAATTTCTTTTTTGAGCGTCTTAATCAAGTTATATTCTAACTTTGCTTTATTAGGTGGTAAATTTTCGGGGCGAGTTTTATAATAGTATTCGAATAACTCTTTATCTTGTCCCTCTTTCACATCGTGATTCTCTTGGTTCACATCGGTAGGGGTAACTTGTGGTTTAGTGTCCTGGGCAGAAATAGAGACAACTGCTACAAATAACACAAAGGTAATCGATAGGGATTTTTTTAAGAGTTCCATAGTCTTCATTATCGGAATCCTAACAGAAATTTCAAAATAAAATTTTCTGTTTTCAAAAAGAGAAACAAGGTTCAAAACAGGTTTATCATGTCGATTCCCCCACTCATTACCTTCCAGGAGGACTTTCTTTCCGGAAAACTGATTTCCAAAGAATATGTCCACTTTTCGGAAATCGACTGCCCAGAATTGGATATATGGATTGGTAGAGTGGTTCGGAGTATTTCATTAGAATTCCTACACGAAATTTTATTTACCATCCTAAGTGAACTACTAGTAAACGGATGTAAGGCAAACGGCAAACGTGTTTTTTTCGCTGAACAAGGATTGGATTTATGGAATCAAAATGATTATTCCAGAGGAATCCCTCTTTATAAAGATGAATTTGGGCACAATCGCAAACGAGTTTTTTTGGCACTCGACAAGTCCGATTTCAAAATTACTTTAAGCACAATCTTCAAAGAAGATTACATAGAGTTTCGAGTCAAAAATAATGCCAAAATCTTGACTGAAGAAAAAAATAGAATTTTAAAACGTGTCCAAGCATCTGCAAAATACAAAAACATTAACGACGCCTATCGAGAGTCTGTCGATAACGAAGAAAGTTCAGGGCTTGGGATTGTTCTTATTCACATCTTACTTAGGAATTCGGGAATCTCTAATCAGTTCTTTCAACTTCTGACAACAGAGGAATATACTGAAGTTATTATCCGAATTCCGAAACAACTCATTCCCAAAGAAAATCAAATCAATATTAAAAACCTTTTGGTTCGGGAGGTAAATAGCCTTCCTCCCCTTCCTCCGCAAATTCAAAAACTGATCCTAACAGCAAAGAAAAAAGATGTCGATTGGCATGAAATTTCGGCGGAGGTTGAAAAAGATCCAGCCATTACAGCGGAAATTCTTAAAATCGCAAACTCCCCCCTGTTTGGAGCTCATACTCCGATTATATCGGTTTTGGAAGGTGTAAAAAGAATTGGACTCAAAAATTTGGAATCAATTTTTCTAACATTAGGTGCCAAAAAAATACTTAACTCTCGTTATGCGAAACAAGTATTAGTTTGGACTCATTCTTTTAAAACCTCCATGTATGCTAGGTTTCTGATCGAAGATAGCAAAAAACATCTGAAATTACTCGAGCCTGCCATCATTTGTGGTTTACTC
This window contains:
- a CDS encoding HDOD domain-containing protein gives rise to the protein MSIPPLITFQEDFLSGKLISKEYVHFSEIDCPELDIWIGRVVRSISLEFLHEILFTILSELLVNGCKANGKRVFFAEQGLDLWNQNDYSRGIPLYKDEFGHNRKRVFLALDKSDFKITLSTIFKEDYIEFRVKNNAKILTEEKNRILKRVQASAKYKNINDAYRESVDNEESSGLGIVLIHILLRNSGISNQFFQLLTTEEYTEVIIRIPKQLIPKENQINIKNLLVREVNSLPPLPPQIQKLILTAKKKDVDWHEISAEVEKDPAITAEILKIANSPLFGAHTPIISVLEGVKRIGLKNLESIFLTLGAKKILNSRYAKQVLVWTHSFKTSMYARFLIEDSKKHLKLLEPAIICGLLHDLGRMVLLSLDLRQVNQIRVLRSDDNNEISEWVEEYTLGTTHSEIGYLMSEKWKFPEEILDVIRYHHKPWQCKTRNNILCQIIYLADILANIGRGKGNYFTVEPEVLEYFEIKSEKEFREMQERFKLQFEEHREEYQTLLI
- a CDS encoding HU family DNA-binding protein; its protein translation is MATTPTPMKKSEMLSELAEITGMTKKSVAAFLDSFVDLAYKETKKNGAFIIPGLGKLVKRNRPKRKGRNPATGEAIVIPAKTVVKFTLSKTCKDAVVPPKK
- a CDS encoding STAS domain-containing protein gives rise to the protein MASTKYKKVVVVFKRTKYELDLETYGSIQAYKEVARLNPEVFERTQESHERQLQSREFLKTNVFPNADFVFRENFEPEGETNYDLIVAHGGDNHFTYVAHLAGNTHLIGCNSDPDSSVGALLGFTAEELKEVVKNNFTQTQLESWSLLDTEIQYPNGTKLKTVPAICELSIRNNSPDLTSRFWISYQGKKEEQKCSGLLVYTGAGSTGWISSCFPKKFPPFSKHEAFFHVYSREIRVKSRETEFSLADFRALDQVEVISEMNGGLAVDSLTERHYPFPPYAKATIRLSPEKLFVIVPLKRGESMQDLPYEIEQKRINGTVIVQIKGRMESGPLDRITQTILDEMVGADRKHLILDFSELRYISSLGIRMILDVKMNLQKRNKEMALVGVTSSILQVFHLLGLSNAFQFYPDREEALKSFEEPSKS